The following proteins are encoded in a genomic region of Phycodurus eques isolate BA_2022a chromosome 11, UOR_Pequ_1.1, whole genome shotgun sequence:
- the wu:fc17b08 gene encoding ligand-dependent corepressor isoform X4, with protein sequence MASQCKRQQCSIDRRGFRQELDSWRHKLIHCVGFESILEGLFGTELVEDLQLFKDLEPVAVSDWSFDENCLFCCFRRDKVKEHLIGLSSDESRQDPLKPIEVKDWTTISKLERQAEEFLNAVLCNKDVPSFSDPHIPVVAREILQKMIRQFAAEYTSKTSSPQDSGSAPQPSSDQSPQTQVVTSGTPPSRAGPALSHNPVLSQLLMADQEAPLDLTIKKTPSEPSEQEGVLDLSIKKSCHSSNSLPVSSPRLSPKVSMIKGRSLSVERQDGRRRENIGHSARYKPSSSLAYSLHIKEEVGLESDPESPLSHNHSVTPTDLCRNGSGPWNSKAHFGALLKLKASSDDGEHFKDIPRLLEAAGLFSKSLPYGKGNHQDACQDHSTSFYHSNFDLKIPQVRVLSTGSDSVWDPLVFENSGSLLQNGLGKKLHSLLPQQNLKTTNGVFWPHNMDRQNCALDSESDLVNKPPRKKRGRYRQYNTELLEEAIVVVMGGKMSVSKAQSIYGIPHSTLEYKVKERMGTLKHPPKKKLRLISQLEEQSGSHFPKSEELQHICEERESSSTENGSGLHDGSLSPN encoded by the exons GTTTTGAGAGCATTCTTGAAGGTCTGTTTGGCACAGAGCTGGTAGAAGACCTACAATTATTTAAGG ATTTAGAGCCTGTAGCAGTGTCTGATTGGTCTTTTGATGAAAATTGTTTGTTCTGCTGTTTTAGAAGAGATAAAGTTAAG GAACACTTGATCGGCTTAAGTAGCGACGAGAGTCGACAAGATCCACTCAAACCTATAGAGGTGAAAGATTGGACCACCATCAGCAAATTAGAGAGGCAAGCAGAGGAATTTCTCAATGCAGTCCTCTGTAATAAAG ATGTGCCAAGTTTCTCTGACCCACACATCCCAGTAGTGGCGCGAGAGATCCTCCAGAAAATGATCCGACAGTTTGCCGCCGAATATACCTCAAAAACCAGCTCTCCTCAGGATAGTGGCTCAGCCCCTCAGCCAAGCTCTGACCAAAGCCCGCAGACCCAAGTTGTGACTTCTGGGACTCCACCTAGCAGGGCGGGGCCTGCACTCAGCCACAACCCCGTCCTCAGCCAGCTCCTCATGGCCGACCAAGAGGCCCCTCTTGACCTCACCATCAAAAAGACCCCGTCTGAGCCCAGTGAACAAG AGGGAGTCCTTGACCTGTCCATCAAAAAGAGCTGCCATAGCAGCAACAGCTTGCCAGTCTCCAGTCCGCGCCTTTCTCCTAAGGTGTCCATGATCAAAGG GCGATCCTTGAGCGTGGAACGACAGGatgggaggaggagggagaatATCGGCCACTCCGCCCGTTATAAGCCCTCCTCGTCTCTCGCGTACTCTCTGCACATCAAAGAGGAGGTTGGTCTGGAAAGCGACCCAGAGTCACCTCTCAGCCATAACCACAGCGTCACACCTACTGACCTCTGCAGAAATGGATCGGGCCCCTGGAATTCCAAAGCTCATTTTGGGGCGCTCCTCAAACTGAAAGCCAGCAGTGACGATGGCGAGCACTTTAAAGACATTCCCAGGTTGTTGGAAGCTGCCGGCCTCTTCTCAAAGTCTCTGCCCTATGGTAAAGGAAACCACCAGGATGCCTGCCAAGACCACAGCACTTCATTTTATCATTCCAACTTTGACCTCAAGATTCCCCAGGTGCGAGTTTTGTCCACAGGATCAGACTCTGTTTGGGATCCTCtggtttttgaaaattcaggtTCACTTTTACAGAATGGCCTGGGAAAGAAGCTTCATTCCCTTCTGCCCCAGCAGAATCTCAAAACAACCAATGGCGTTTTCTGGCCCCACAACATGGACCGCCAAAACTGTGCCCTGGATTCAGAGTCTGACCTGGTCAACAAACCACCAAGGAAGAAACGTGGCCGCTACCGCCAGTACAACACGGAACTGTTGGAGGAGGCCATAGTCGTGGTGATGGGTGGGAAAATGAGTGTATCCAAAGCTCAGTCCATCTATGGCATTCCCCACAGCACTCTGGAGTACAAGGTTAAAGAGCGCATGGGGACCTTGAAACATCCCCCGAAAAAGAAACTGAGGCTGATTAGCCAGCTCGAGGAACAGAGCGGTTCCCATTTTCCCAAGAGTGAAGAACTCCAGCACATCTGTGAGGAACGAGAGAGCTCATCCACAGAGAATGGGAGTGGTTTGCATGATGGAAGCCTATCACCAaattaa